The DNA region CTCCAATCCAGGGTGGAGGCCAGAGTTGCAGAACGGTTGGCGCTGAATCAGGCGATCCTATCGGGGATGATCCTGGATGCGGAGCTCCAGGCGGGAAATTTAACCCCCGTGGGCACTGGCCCCTCGGCAGAAGCGGAACAGGTCCGGTCTCGGGCGGAGCTATGCGGGGTGGCGATCGGCACCGTCCTGGCGGAGGGGTTGAACGCCTACGGTGAGGAGGGTGCCACGCCGCTGATGACCTCCATGATGGGGGCCACGAGGGCTGGAATGTCCCTCCAGTCCGCCTCAGAGACAATAAGGGCGCTGATCCAATCCGGTTACTCCGTGCGCCAGGTGGCCCAGGTGATGCAACACGTTAGGGAGAGGCTTCGTCAGGAGATACCCCGGGATGCGGGAGAGGGGATAGGCCAGCAGGTAAGGACCATGGCGAAGAACAGGATGGACGTTCAGGCCATGACGGAGGCCATCGATGGGAACTCCAAGGGACATGCCATTGGCGCTGGGACACCAGGGAGCCCCAGGTCAAACGTGCCATCCGAAACCGGCAGCGGCCATGGTTCCGGCAATGGCTCTGGCAAGGGATCTGGCAAGGGCGGAAACTAGGACACGAGCGATAGGGGGGCCCGTCCATGGAACTGGCGGGCCCCCTGATTTTTGTCAGGTCCGTGGCCCCCGTCGATTCAACCTGGAGGGATCTCCGTCCCCGACGCTGAAGCCCGGTAAAGAACCGAGGATCTCAAGTGGCACATCTGATACCCGCTGTTGACATCATCGAGAAATTAAATAGACTATGGACCGTAGAGAGGGTGAAAAATATAACTATATATCCGGGGCCCCAGTGGCTCCCGATGGAGGAGGCGCAGCCAAATGTGGGAGAAGGACAACTCGATATACCAAGTGAAGGAGATCCGCACCAAGACCACCTGCTACCTGGGGGTGGGGGCCATCGACAAGATCGATCCCATAATGGAGAGGCTGTCCGCCCTGGGACACCGGACCGTGCTGGTGGTCTCCGGCAGGTCCTCCTACAGGACCTGCTGGGACAAGGTGCAGAAGGCCTTCGAGAGGCACTCGGTGTCCTACGTCCACTACGACCGGATAACCCCCAACCCCACGGTTGATTCGGTGGACGAGGCGGTGGCCCTTGCCAGGGAGGCCAAGGCCACCGCGGTGGTTGCCATAGGGGGTGGCAGCCCCATAGACGCCGCCAAGAGCGCCGCAATCCTTATGGAGAACCCGGGCTGGGACGCCAGGGACCTGTACCAGCTCAAGTTCGTCCCCGAGAAGGCGTCTCCCCTGGTGGCCATAAACCTGACCCACGGCACCGGCACCGAGGTGGACCGGTTCGCGGTGGTCAGCATCCCCGAGAGGGAGTACAAGCCCGCCATCGCCTACGACTGCATCTACCCCATGTTCGCCATCGACGACCCGGCGCTGATGACCTCCCTGCCGGCGGATCAGACCAGGTTCGTGTCCATCGACGCGGTGAACCACGTGATCGAGGCCTCCACCACCGTGGCGGCCAGCCCATACTCGCTTCTCCTGGCCAGGGAGACCGTCCGTCTTGTGGCGGAGCACCTGCCCAGGGCCCTAAAAGATCCCACGGACCTGGAGGCCCGATATTATCTCCTGTACGCCTCCATGATCGCCGGGGTGGCCTTCGACAACGGCCTCCTGCACTTGACCCACGCGCTGGAGCACCCCCTGTCGGGGGTGAGGCCCGACCTGGCCCACGGGCTGGGGCTAGCCATGATCGTCCCCGCAGTGGTGAAGAACGTCTACCCCGCCAAGCCCCACGCCCTGGCGGAGGTGCTCTCCCCCATAGCCCCGGGCCTCAAGGGGGATCCATCGGAGGCCATGGAGGCCGCCAGGGCCCTGGAGGACTGGCTCTTCTCCGTGGGGGTCACGTCGAAGCTCTCCCAGGAGGGGTTCGGGGAGGAGCACATCCGAAAGCTGGTGAACCTGGCCAAGGAGACCCCGTCGCTGGACACGCTACTGGCCCTCTCGCCGGTGGAGGCCACCGACCAGGTGATCGAGGACATATACCGCACTTCACTAAAGCCCCTTCCCAGGTGATCCAGGAGCCTTGGGAAAGTGAGAAAAGGGGGGAGGGGGCTATGCCCCCTCCCCCCAGGTCTTACCGGTCCATCCGCCGGGGCTACTTGAGCTTGAGGCTCATCACCGCCCGGGGCTCCAGGATTCGGAAGGCGAACGTCTCGGTGAAGAAGAGACGCACCGTGGTGGAGTCGTGGGCCTCGTAGCCCAGGGACATGTCCTGTCCCAGGGTGAGCTGCAGGTGTCCCCCCGCCAGGGAGACCAGAAGGGCCCCGTCCAGCGCAGGGGCGTAGATGACCTTGTCCACCAGCTCCGCCAGGTTCTTCCTCATGGGGTATGGCTCCGAGAAGCCGTCTATGGCGGCGAAGAGCTTGTCCCCCCCTACCAGAGCGAATGGCCCCTCCACCGAGGCCCCCATGGTGCGGACCCCCTTGGCTATGCCCA from Thermanaerovibrio acidaminovorans DSM 6589 includes:
- a CDS encoding iron-containing alcohol dehydrogenase, with the protein product MWEKDNSIYQVKEIRTKTTCYLGVGAIDKIDPIMERLSALGHRTVLVVSGRSSYRTCWDKVQKAFERHSVSYVHYDRITPNPTVDSVDEAVALAREAKATAVVAIGGGSPIDAAKSAAILMENPGWDARDLYQLKFVPEKASPLVAINLTHGTGTEVDRFAVVSIPEREYKPAIAYDCIYPMFAIDDPALMTSLPADQTRFVSIDAVNHVIEASTTVAASPYSLLLARETVRLVAEHLPRALKDPTDLEARYYLLYASMIAGVAFDNGLLHLTHALEHPLSGVRPDLAHGLGLAMIVPAVVKNVYPAKPHALAEVLSPIAPGLKGDPSEAMEAARALEDWLFSVGVTSKLSQEGFGEEHIRKLVNLAKETPSLDTLLALSPVEATDQVIEDIYRTSLKPLPR